A region of Catenibacterium mitsuokai DNA encodes the following proteins:
- a CDS encoding DUF896 domain-containing protein, whose protein sequence is MAIDQKLIDEINALAHKKKTVGLTPEEQVRQQKLRQKYLKEFRRGFEQQLQSIKVVDANGNDVTPAKARMHKKIN, encoded by the coding sequence ATGGCTATTGATCAGAAACTCATCGATGAAATTAATGCACTTGCTCATAAAAAGAAGACAGTAGGTCTTACGCCTGAAGAACAGGTTCGTCAGCAGAAGCTTAGACAGAAATACCTAAAAGAATTTAGAAGAGGCTTTGAACAGCAGCTTCAGAGCATCAAAGTTGTAGATGCAAATGGTAATGATGTCACTCCTGCAAAAGCAAGAATGCACAAAAAAATAAACTAG